Below is a genomic region from Bacillus mycoides.
CATGATCAAGAAGGACGAGTTATTACGTTAGAATTTGAAGATTTTTATATGATAACGTTATATACACCAAACTCCAAACGTGGATTAGAACGCTTAGATTACAGAATGAAATGGGAAGATGATTTCAGGGCCTATATTAAACGATTAAATGAAAAGAAATCAGTTGTTTTTTGCGGAGATTTAAACGTCGCACATAAAGAAATAGATTTAAAAAATCCAAAAAGTAACCGTAAAAACCCTGGATTCTCTGATGAGGAGAGGGAGAAGTTTACACGTACTTTAGAAGAAGGATTTGTTGATACGTATCGCTACCTTTATCCTGATCAGGAAGGAGCATATTCGTGGTGGTCGTATCGTATGGGAGCGAGAGCAAAAAATATTGGATGGCGTTTAGATTATTTTGTTGTCTCGGAAAGAATGAAAGACAAAATAACAGAGGCGAAAATTAACAGTGAAATAATGGGATCAGACCATTGTCCAGTTGAATTACATATAAATTTCTAAAAATAGAAGTATCTCGCTAATAATAGGCGGATACTTCTTTTTAATTCAGTTTGTTAAAATTTTTCAAATCATTCTTGAAATAATTGCATATTAAATATATACTTAGTAACGATAATCATTATCATTGAAAAAGGTTATCGATGGATGAAGTGTAAAAGAATTATAGTTTAGGGGAAGTGAATGAGAATGAGTTCCGGATAAAATTATTAATCTAATGAAATATATGTTTGGGACAAGTTTCATGTAGTTAAGTTTTCATATAAAAATAATCTATTTACAAGTTTTGAGAGGAGATATATAAAGATGAACAAGAAGTTATTTACATTAGGGATAGTTACAGTTTTAAGTGTTGGTTTAGCAGCATGTAATAGTGCAGACAAAACTTCTGGGGAACAAAAACAACAGACAAAGGCTACGGAAACGAAAAAAGACGAAAAGCGAAAGATTACATATTTAGGTAAAGAATATACATTACCAGCAAAAGTAGATAAAATTGCGACAGCTAGTTTAGAGTCAATGGAAGATGCGGCAGTACTTGGAATTAAACCGGTAGGTGCAATTACTGTAGGTGGTAAATTACCAAAGTATCTTGAAAAAGAATTAGAGGGTGCAAAATCTGTGGGTGAAAAAATGCAACCTAATTTTGAAACATTACTTCAATTAAAACCGGATGTTATTACATCTAGTACGAAATTCCCAGCAGAAACAGCTGAAAAGTTTACGAAAGTAGCTCCGACGTTCCCGGTATCACACGTTTCAACAGATTGGGAAGATAACTTAAAGTTAATGGGAGAATTAACTGGTAAAAAAGATAAAGCAGAAAAAATTATTAAAGATTACAATGCGGACGCTGAAAAAGCAAAAGCAAAATTAGGAGATAAGTTAAAAGACAAAAAAGTACTTGTAATTAGACTAAGAGCAAATGAATTATTCCTATATCCAGAAGGAGTATACTTCAACCCTGTAATTTATAAAGATCTTGGACTAACTGCTCCAGAACAACTTAAAACTGTAAAAGCACAAGAGAAAATTTCATTTGAAAAACTTGCTGAACTTAACCCAGATTATGTTTTCTTACAATATGAGGCAAGTGAAAATAAAAACCCGAAAGTGCTAGAAGAAATTGAAAGCAATCCAATTTGGCAAAGTATGAATGCTGCGAAAGAAAAGAAAGTATTTGTAAACGTTGTAGATCCAATGGCCCAAGGTGGCACAGCTTGGAGTAAAACAGCATTCTTAAAAGAAGCAGTGAAAAATTTATCTAAATAATACAATAAGTAAGGTGCGTTGAATGATATGCAGAAAACGAATGCGGTACCAGTAACCATTTTATGTATAGCACCCATATTGATTTTATTTACAGTTATACTTTCTGTTTTATATGGGGCGAAAAACATTGATGCTGAAACAGTGTGGAATGCTTTATTTCATTTTGATTCAAGCGATGTAAATCATAATATTATTATTACTTCACGTTTACCAAGGGTAGTTGCAGCTCTTTTAGTCGGAGCATTTCTAGCCATATCAGGAGCACTTATGCAGGGGATGACAAGAAACTATCTTGCATCCCCTTCTATTATGGGTGTGACGGATGGTGCAGCCTTTGTTATTACACTTTGTATGATTTTTCTTCCGGGAATGTCATCGATTGGTATGGTTTTATGTTCAATGATTGGCTCTGCACTAGGAGCCGGTATAGTGTTTGGTTTTGGCTCACTCCTTCAAAATGGCTTATCCCCTGTTAGATTAGCAATTATAGGGACAGTTATTGGAACATTTTTAAGTAGTGTATCGGCTGCGATGGCTTCATATTTCCAAATTTCTCAAAATGTTAGTTTTTGGTTTAATGCAAAGTTAGATCAAGTGGACCCTAATATCATTAAAATCACGATACCATTTGGGATAATTGGTATAATTTTAGCACTATTAATATCAAAATCTATTACCATTCTTTCTTTAGGAGAAGAAGTTTCTATTAATCTAGGTCAGCGTACAAAACTAGTTAAAGCGATGGCAATTTTATCAGTTATTTTTTTAACAGGAACAGCAGTTGCTTTAGTGGGGAAAGTTGGTTTTGTAGGTTTAATTATTCCACACATTACGCGCTTTATAATTGGGGTAGATTATAAGTGGATTTTGCCTTGCGCAGGCGTTATTGGTGGAGTTTTCTTAGCATTATGTGACATTTTAAGTAGATTTGTAAACTATCCATTTGAAACACCAATTGGAGTCGTTACTTCCTTAATTGGAATTCCTTTCTTCCTTTATTTAATCCGTAAAAGAGGAGGAGAGAGACATGCTTAAAAGTTCAAGTCAACGTTTTGGAATGACAATGGGGATTAGTATATTTTTAATATTATGTGCTATTTATATTAGTTTAACGAATGGTACGTTTGATATTACGATTACAGATGTATTTAAAACACTCTTTAGAATAGATCCAGTACCAGACCACGATTTAGTTATTTTTGAGTTTCGCCTTCCGCGCATTGTAATTGCTGGATTAGTAGGATTAGGCCTCGGTGTTGCGGGTGCTGTAATTCAAGGGATTACGAGAAATGGATTGGCGGACCCAGGTATTTTAGGAGTGAATGCCGGAGCAGGTACAGCCATCGTAATTTTCATGTTCTTCTTTCAAGGGCAATTAAAGAGCACAGACTGGGTTTCTATTATGATGATGCCGATGTTTGGTTTAGTCGGTGGGCTAGGAGCCGCTATAATAATTTATCTGTTTTCTTGGAAAAACGGTAAGTTAGACTCGCAACGTCTTTTATTAACAGGGATTGCAATTGGATCTGGATTTGGAGCGTTTTCTATGTATTTATCGCTCAAAATGAAGTCAACTGATTTCGAGATGGCTGCAGTTTGGGTGTCTGGAAGCATATATAGTACAAACTGGAAGTATATTGTTGCTATGTTACCGTGGCTTATCATTTTAATTCCACTTATACAAAAGAAAGCTTATTTATTAGATTTATTTCAATTGGAAGAAACGAGTATTACAAGTTTAGGTGTTGCAGTAGAACGAGAGAAATCCATTTTACTATTAAGTAGTATCGGACTTGTGAGTGCATGTGTTGCTGTTTCAGGAAGTATTGGTTTCATTGGATTAATGGCACCGCATATAGCGAAAAGGCTCGTCGGTATTCAGCATAAATATATAATTCCTACGTGTGGAGTAATCGGAATGTTCCTTGTAATAGCTTCAGACTTTATTGCAAAAACAGTTTTCACCCCTGTAGAGTTACCTGTTGGAATCGTTATTTCTATTGTCGGTGTACCGTATTTCTTATATTTACTTTATAAGGCGAAAGCGTAAGAGGAGGAATAAAAGTGAGTATTTTAAGTGCAAAAAATTTAGAAACGAGTTATGAAAAGCTTACAGTGTTTCGCGATTTAAATGTGGAAATACAAGAAGGAAAAGTAACGACAATTATAGGACCAAACGGGTGCGGGAAATCGACATTGTTAAAAACAATGGGAAGAATTTTAAAGCAAAAGAGCGGTAAAGTATATTTGCAAGGACAGGATTTAAATACAATTCCAACGAAAGAAATTGCGAAGCAGTTAGCTTTACTTCCGCAAACTCCAATTGCACCAGGAGAGCTTAAAGTAGAAGAGTTAATTTCTTATGGACGCTATCCACATCGAAATAACGTAAATAAGTTAACTTCAAAAGATAAAGAAATGATTGATTGGGCATTAGAAATAACGAAAACTTCTGAATTTCGAACGAGACAAATTGCAAATTTATCAGGTGGTCAACGACAGAAGGTATGGCTAGCGATGGCTTTAGCACAAGAGACAGAAGTGTTGCTATTAGATGAGCCAACTACATATCTTGATATGTCTCATCAATTAGATGTATTACAAATTGTGGAGAAGTTAAATAAAGAACATAATTGTACGGTCGTTATGGTATTACATGATATTAACCATGCAGCAAGGTTTTCAGATGAAATTATTGCAATGAAGGAAGGGGAAATCGTTACAACTGGTAGCCCAGAAGAAATAATTACAAATGAAGTGTTAAAAGAAGTATTTCATATTGATGCACGTGTCATGATTGATCCGTATAATGGGTCTCCTGTTTGTTTCGGTTACGATAGCGTTGTATCTCAAGAAGAGAAAGTAGAAATATATGTAACGAGTTAAGAAGGGGGGATGTAAGATGAATACTACTATTGAAAAACAGCAGGTTATTACATTTAATACAGAACAGTGGAAAATGTATTCAAAATTAGAAGGTAAAGAATATCAAATTCATATTTCAAAGCCGAGGCAGCCAGCACCAGAGTCAGGATATCCTGTTATATACGTATTAGATGGCAATGCCTTTTTTCAAACATTCCATGAAGCGGTTAAAATACAATCAGTTAGAGCAGAGAAAACAGGTGTTTCACCAGCTATTATAGTAGGTATTGGTTATCGTATTGAAGGGGCATTTTCAGGAGAAGAAAGATGTTATGATTTTACGCCTAGCGTAATTTCAAAAGATGCACCTTTAAAACCAGGTGGCAAACCGTGGCCTAAAACAGGAGGAGCACATAACTTCTTTACTTTTATAGAAGAAGAACTGAAGCCTCAAATCGAAAATGATTTTGAGATTGATAAAGGAAAACAAACGTTATTTGGGCATTCGCTAGGTGGTTTATTTGCTTTACATATACTATTTACAAACGTAAATGCCTTTCAAAATTATTTTATTAGTAGTCCATCTATTTGGTGGAATAACCAATCTGTGCTTGAAAAAGAAGAGAATCTTATAAGTGAATTAAATAGTGCCAAGTTTGAAACGGGAGTGTTCCTTACAGTTGGGGCACTAGAACGAGAGCATATGGTTGTAGGGGCAAACGAATTATCAGAGCGCCTTCTCCAAGTAACACATGATAAACTTAAATTTAAGTTTTATGAAGCGGAAGGGGAGAATCACGCATCTGTTGTCCCAACGTCTTTAAGTAAAGGATTGCGATTTATTAGTCAAGTGTAGAAGACGTATATGAAAAAAGGTAAGCAATTGCTTACCTTTTTTCATTATTGTTTTATTGCCACGTACCCATCAATTAAAAAGCTAGTGAAAAAACGAGTGATTTGAGTAAAGCCACATTCCTCCATGATAGTTAGTAAATCTGTTTCAGAAATAGGAAACATTTCTTTTTCAAAAGAATTTTCAAATCGTTCCCAATCTTTTAATGGAATTTGATTTTGCATCATATGGTTGCGCCAAGCATTTAATTGTGCAGAAAACATACTTGTATGGGGTATACCATTTATTGAAGAGAGAAAGAATGGAGCACCGGGCTTTAAGCGACTACTAATTTCATTAAGTAACTCTTTTTTCCCCTTCATAGTTGGGATGAAGTGCAGAACAAGCATACAGGTGGCAGCGTCAAATAATGGATTGGTTAATAATGAATGAACAGTTCCATGTACAAAGTGAATTTGATTTTGTATGCCTGCGTTTTCAATTCTTTTTTTAGCTAACTGTAGCATGCTTTCAGATGGATCAACACCTGTAAAATAAAAATTGCTATTTTGTTTGCCTATTGAGAGGATTTCTTGTCCACCACCAGCACCTATAATTAGTAACTTTGGATTCATATTTTCTTTAGGGAGTGTAGTAAATAAGAAATGATTCATCATTTCATATAGGGTAAAATATCCAGGGATTTTCAACGGAATTGTTCGTTCATACGTATGTACAGTACAATCATTCCAGCTCATTTTTTAACCTCCTCTTTTACAATAAAGTTTCACTTTATTATGAAATGAAATGGTTAGAGGAAACAATCCCATAAATCTGGGGGGAATAAAGATGATTTATGAACAGGCAACGAAAGAAATAACAGTGTTAATGAAAAGCGAGAGCTCAACTAGACAATTCCAAAAAGGGTTTTTAAATATATTAAAAAAGTTAATTCCATTTGATGCTTCCTGCTTCACCGCTATAGACCCACGCACATTTTTATCAACCGGGGCATATACAGATCGAATAATTGAACAGCTGCAT
It encodes:
- a CDS encoding FecCD family ABC transporter permease, which encodes MLKSSSQRFGMTMGISIFLILCAIYISLTNGTFDITITDVFKTLFRIDPVPDHDLVIFEFRLPRIVIAGLVGLGLGVAGAVIQGITRNGLADPGILGVNAGAGTAIVIFMFFFQGQLKSTDWVSIMMMPMFGLVGGLGAAIIIYLFSWKNGKLDSQRLLLTGIAIGSGFGAFSMYLSLKMKSTDFEMAAVWVSGSIYSTNWKYIVAMLPWLIILIPLIQKKAYLLDLFQLEETSITSLGVAVEREKSILLLSSIGLVSACVAVSGSIGFIGLMAPHIAKRLVGIQHKYIIPTCGVIGMFLVIASDFIAKTVFTPVELPVGIVISIVGVPYFLYLLYKAKA
- a CDS encoding ABC transporter ATP-binding protein, translated to MSILSAKNLETSYEKLTVFRDLNVEIQEGKVTTIIGPNGCGKSTLLKTMGRILKQKSGKVYLQGQDLNTIPTKEIAKQLALLPQTPIAPGELKVEELISYGRYPHRNNVNKLTSKDKEMIDWALEITKTSEFRTRQIANLSGGQRQKVWLAMALAQETEVLLLDEPTTYLDMSHQLDVLQIVEKLNKEHNCTVVMVLHDINHAARFSDEIIAMKEGEIVTTGSPEEIITNEVLKEVFHIDARVMIDPYNGSPVCFGYDSVVSQEEKVEIYVTS
- a CDS encoding exodeoxyribonuclease III gives rise to the protein MKLISWNVNGLRAVIAKGGFLEYLEESNADIFCLQEIKLQSGQIDLNPEGYYTYWNYAVKKGYSGTAIFTKKEPISVTYGLGIEEHDQEGRVITLEFEDFYMITLYTPNSKRGLERLDYRMKWEDDFRAYIKRLNEKKSVVFCGDLNVAHKEIDLKNPKSNRKNPGFSDEEREKFTRTLEEGFVDTYRYLYPDQEGAYSWWSYRMGARAKNIGWRLDYFVVSERMKDKITEAKINSEIMGSDHCPVELHINF
- a CDS encoding alpha/beta hydrolase; this encodes MNTTIEKQQVITFNTEQWKMYSKLEGKEYQIHISKPRQPAPESGYPVIYVLDGNAFFQTFHEAVKIQSVRAEKTGVSPAIIVGIGYRIEGAFSGEERCYDFTPSVISKDAPLKPGGKPWPKTGGAHNFFTFIEEELKPQIENDFEIDKGKQTLFGHSLGGLFALHILFTNVNAFQNYFISSPSIWWNNQSVLEKEENLISELNSAKFETGVFLTVGALEREHMVVGANELSERLLQVTHDKLKFKFYEAEGENHASVVPTSLSKGLRFISQV
- a CDS encoding iron-hydroxamate ABC transporter substrate-binding protein: MNKKLFTLGIVTVLSVGLAACNSADKTSGEQKQQTKATETKKDEKRKITYLGKEYTLPAKVDKIATASLESMEDAAVLGIKPVGAITVGGKLPKYLEKELEGAKSVGEKMQPNFETLLQLKPDVITSSTKFPAETAEKFTKVAPTFPVSHVSTDWEDNLKLMGELTGKKDKAEKIIKDYNADAEKAKAKLGDKLKDKKVLVIRLRANELFLYPEGVYFNPVIYKDLGLTAPEQLKTVKAQEKISFEKLAELNPDYVFLQYEASENKNPKVLEEIESNPIWQSMNAAKEKKVFVNVVDPMAQGGTAWSKTAFLKEAVKNLSK
- a CDS encoding class I SAM-dependent methyltransferase, which translates into the protein MSWNDCTVHTYERTIPLKIPGYFTLYEMMNHFLFTTLPKENMNPKLLIIGAGGGQEILSIGKQNSNFYFTGVDPSESMLQLAKKRIENAGIQNQIHFVHGTVHSLLTNPLFDAATCMLVLHFIPTMKGKKELLNEISSRLKPGAPFFLSSINGIPHTSMFSAQLNAWRNHMMQNQIPLKDWERFENSFEKEMFPISETDLLTIMEECGFTQITRFFTSFLIDGYVAIKQ
- a CDS encoding FecCD family ABC transporter permease — its product is MQKTNAVPVTILCIAPILILFTVILSVLYGAKNIDAETVWNALFHFDSSDVNHNIIITSRLPRVVAALLVGAFLAISGALMQGMTRNYLASPSIMGVTDGAAFVITLCMIFLPGMSSIGMVLCSMIGSALGAGIVFGFGSLLQNGLSPVRLAIIGTVIGTFLSSVSAAMASYFQISQNVSFWFNAKLDQVDPNIIKITIPFGIIGIILALLISKSITILSLGEEVSINLGQRTKLVKAMAILSVIFLTGTAVALVGKVGFVGLIIPHITRFIIGVDYKWILPCAGVIGGVFLALCDILSRFVNYPFETPIGVVTSLIGIPFFLYLIRKRGGERHA